A genomic window from Anguilla rostrata isolate EN2019 chromosome 14, ASM1855537v3, whole genome shotgun sequence includes:
- the LOC135239706 gene encoding basic proline-rich protein → MVSKEPNHLPSANGANGNADRAVTVRSVLLNRDSPDIETRLKRRRNRTQQVRFKDLEDGGGPGGGADGGRRWSGAEQGSPHPNRKSSGGGGPREAAKEATANGGSVVGAVRGDMEGTIGAVAAILARTPPHPLTPAPMRRSWAPIRPCSLTLPNPRRHCMSTAIQTSPSLQKPPPLCASQARSRSLEGGGGAPSQDDGDRGGTQDGVCHQNHTPPPTGTQDCPFPCGCQPHLSPQRPLLDGHQCLKPRTAVAVSPLPGAHSRPGAPASHPNHRPSCPPTSPVIGSNGPSCPTSPHGRKKRLGRTVSDPGKTVPPCTLPPKSEPALPSASPPKSAAISVTPPKTPSSGTRSQTMPIRTSPPKTAPSPVLPRQTPSPPRASPPQTAPHCVSSPQTPSPPRAPPPQTAPHCVSSPPQTGPNCVSSPQILPPSASTTQSLPAPKMVPKPVSATNIPHSSLPPQTVLPCASQAQTIPHGTLSTQTVLPCASHPQIVQQVTSPPQTVLPCVSHPQTIPQGTSPPQTVLPCATHPQTVPHGTSPAQTCIPPPQAPNTTQDSWRGGEREMGNRRASPLPPPPPPPPPYTPRREGCCGSGPTLQSEPPKRGSVPPAYPRRPGTPAVPRRQDPAPAQTPAPAPSATQHAIFCTEPQANTHNTPANTHNTPGNTHNPPGNTHNTPGNTPGNTHNPPGNTHNTPGNTPGNTHNPPGNTHNPPGNTHNPPGNTPGNTQNTPGNTHNPPGNTPGNTPGNAPWNEPDKMPGDAPGNPHTPAPPSRTTDPALTPGQAETLKHVQELLGGLVSGARGKLELAKAREKLLGPRGPLHDIGTLQSQLHSLEGVLETSQNTIKVLLDVIQDLEKKEAERDGRHSYRTGQDIENCGTCRDCACIIYSVEHDFRLQEGQFTRAWRISDPPDSDHSSPQTGPAPTPPPRHEDSPLPPRPSHAVKKSRRKCFWFL, encoded by the coding sequence ATGGTCAGCAAAGAGCCCAACCATCTCCCGAGCGCCAACGGCGCCAACGGCAACGCGGACCGGGCGGTGACCGTGCGGTCGGTGCTGCTGAACCGCGACTCCCCGGACATCGAGACCCGCCTGAAGCGCCGGCGCAACCGCACCCAGCAGGTGCGCTTCAAGGACCTGGAGGACGGGGGcgggcccgggggcggggcggacgGCGGGCGCCGGTGGTCGGGGGCGGAGCAAGgcagcccccaccccaaccgAAAGAGCTCCGGGGGCGGGGGTCCGAGGGAGGCGGCCAAGGAGGCGACGGCCAACGGCGGGTCGGTGGTGGGCGCCGTCCGGGGAGACATGGAGGGGACGATCGGCGCCGTGGCGGCCATCTTGGCGAGGACACCCCCTCACCCGCTCACCCCGGCCCCTATGAGGCGGAGCTGGGCCCCGATCCGGCCCTGCTCCCTCACCCTGCCCAACCCCCGCCGGCACTGCATGAGCACCGCCATCCAGACCTCCCCCAGCCTGCAGAAgccccccccactctgcgctTCTCAGGCCCGCAGCCGAAGCcttgagggtgggggaggggctccgaGCCAGGACGACGGGGACCGGGGGGGAACTCAGGACGGGGTCTGCCACCAgaaccacacaccaccccccaccggTACTCAGGACTGCCCCTTCCCTTGCGGCTGCCAGCCCCATCTCTctccacagcgcccccttctgGACGGGCATCAGTGCCTCAAGCCAAGGACTGCTGTCGCTGTGTCTCCCCTGCCGGGTGCGCATTCAAGGCCCGGGGCTCCCGCCTCCCACCCTAACCACCGcccttcctgcccccccacctcccctgtGATCGGCTCCAACGGGCCCTCCTGCCCCACCTCTCCCCACGGCAGGAAGAAGCGCCTGGGCCGGACCGTGAGCGACCCGGGTAAAACTGTGCCCCCCTGCACCTTACCCCCCAAATCTGAGCCAGCCCTACCCTCCGCTTCACCTCCTAAATCTGCTGCAATCTCAGTGACACCCCCTAAAACGCCTTCATCTGGCACACGTTCTCAAACAATGCCAATCCGCACCTCACCCCCTAAAACTGCGCCATCTCCCGTCCTGCCCCGTCAAACTCCGTCACCCCCTCGAGCTTCACCCCCTCAGACTGCTCCACACTGTGTCTCATCTCCCCAAACTCCGTCACCCCCTCGAGCTCCACCCCCTCAAACTGCTCCACACTGTGTCTCATCCCCCCCTCAAACTGGTCCAAACTGTGTCTCGTCCCCTCAAATTCTACCACCATCTGCTTCCACCACTCAGAGTCTCCCAGCACCTAAAATGGTGCCCAAGCCCGTGTCAGCAACAAATATCCCACACAGTAGCTTGCCTCCCCAAACTGTGCTACCCTGTGCTTCACAAGCCCAAACTATCCCACACGGTACCTTGTCAACCCAAACTGTGCTACCCTGTGCTTCTCACCCTCAAATCGTCCAGCAGGTTACCTCACCTCCGCAAACTGTGCTACCCTGTGTTTCGCACCCCCAAACCATCCCACAAGGCACCTCGCCTCCCCAAACTGTGCTACCCTGTGCTACTCACCCTCAAACTGTCCCACACGGTACCTCGCCTGCCCAAACTTGCATCCCCCCTCCTCAGGCCCCCAACACCACTCAGGACTcttggagagggggagaaagggagatggGCAATAGACGAGCCTCCCCACTCCCACCGCCGcccccacctccgcccccgTACACCCCCCGTAGAGAGGGCTGCTGCGGCTCTGGACCCACTCTGCAGTCTGAGCCCCCAAAGAGGGGGTCAGTGCCTCCCGCCTACCCCCGTAGGCCCGGGACCCCCGCCGTACCCCGGAGACAGGACCCTGCTCCCGCCCAGACCCCAGCCCCGGCCCCTTCTGCGACCCAGCACGCCATCTTCTGCACTGAGCCACAAGCcaacacccacaacacacccgCCAACACCCACAACACGCCcggcaacacacacaaccctccaggcaacacccacaacacacccgGCAACACGCCcggcaacacacacaaccctccaggcaacacccacaacacacccgGCAACACGCCcggcaacacacacaaccctccaggcaacacacacaacccaccaggcaacacacacaacccaccaGGCAACACGCCCGGCAACACACAGAACACTCcaggcaacacacacaacccaccaGGCAACACGCCCGGCAACACACCAGGAAACGCACCCTGGAATGAACCGGACAAGATGCCCGGTGATGCACCAGgcaacccccacaccccagctCCCCCGAGCAGGACTACAGACCCCGCCCTCACCCCAGGACAGGCCGAAACGCTCAAGCACGTGCAGGagctgctgggggggctggtgtCGGGGGCCCGGGGCAAGCTGGAGCTGGCCAAGGCCAGGGAGAAGCTGCTGGGCCCGCGGGGGCCCCTGCACGACATCGGCACCCTGCAGTCCCAGCTGCACAGCctggagggggtgctggagacCAGCCAGAACACCATCAAGGTCCTGCTGGACGTCATCCAGGACCTGGAGAAGAAGGAGGCGGAGAGAGACGG